The following DNA comes from Vigna radiata var. radiata cultivar VC1973A chromosome 4, Vradiata_ver6, whole genome shotgun sequence.
CAACGCACACAGGTGACACACCATAGAACTTTGCTGTTTCTTTGAGTCCCTCTACATCCTATAATAtaaccaacaaaaaataaacattcacTATCAAAAGTTGAATCAGTGTTGCGGAATTATTGGTAGAAAACATAACTGGGCAATGATAATTCAACGAATTAAACAGTATCGTTGGAGGAGGAAACAGCACGTAGTTACTTAAATTAAACGTTAAACATAAAATTACCACAATGAAGTCATTCTTTGCACCCAACACAAGAATTTCAAAAGGACAGTTTGACACAGGAGGAACAGGAAGAGATGCATTCAGCTTTCTTAAATCAAATAACGGCATCCTCGAACTTTCTTTCATTAGCTCTTGATATCTGAAATATGAGAACAAGGCAAAAAGGCTTCAGGACTTTAAGCttgaaaaatcaacaaaaaatttgaGGCTATATAACAGGAAAGCATTCCGCAATATCTTGATCATGAGTCgaagtaattattattaaaatgcatGAAACTGGCTCAAGCACTTCCACATTATTATAAACACATCACTCACAGAGTATATATACCTAAAAGccatgaataaaaaataaatcagattAACTTTAGAGCTAAGTTTGTGGTTGGAGTGAggattaaaaattttcattttgcgGCAAGCTTGTTCTGAGTTGCTGACTAGATCTTATAACAACAACCACATGCCTAAACATCAAAAGCATTAGAAATAAATGGGTAATAAGTTGCAAAATTAAACTAAACCCCCCCCTCCTGTTAACCTTAACAACTAAGCTTTAACTTGAGTTGAATTGTGAGCTTAAATAAACTTGAATATCAACGGACAGTACAACTAAATATTCAGTAAGTTGACTAAggatcaaaacatggtattaATATATACAAAGAGTAAGTCTTAggatatttaacaaaaaaatgaagttcATGTTCaacatttttatgtttatgggGTATTATAAACATACACTGAACtcctacaaaatttgacatGAATTCAGGATTTTTAAACATTCTTCCCTGTGGACATTATTTGAGATTACTCTAAATAATTGCAATGACAGTAAATCAATATGCTTTCCtactaaaaaaactcaaacatgtTCATAATTTTGAGGTTCACCGAAGTGAACTGCCATTTGCCAAGGTATGTTAAGCATGTTTTTTTAGAAGAAACTCCTTGCTTTATCCCCTGTCTCTGCCCTTTTAATAAGCTCTGGCTAGAACTACCAATGTTTTAGTACAAGACAGAACATGTTGTTCACTAAATCATTCCCACAATTTTGTAAGTAGTAACAAGCCATGAATATATCACAAAGTATCACCTTTCCATCTGAAATTGCAATGGAAATGCTCATGGAGGAATGGTTCCAGGACATCAAACCTTTTAACAACGTGATCTTCCATAGTGGCTGAAAAAAATGTCTCCTTACAAAGGGGAAGAGAGCTCTGAAAAGCTTTTGCTGCCAAGCTGCGAGTTATCTGTCAGGTGGTGTATGCACATCAGAAGACAAACACGGAAAAAAGTCACATTCTTCAGAAAATTAAGTTCAAATACCTTGAAGGCAGTAATGGGCTTGGATAAGATATATCGCCAGACTATCCCACTAATAAAATTGACCAAGAAATATCAACCAGTGCAGTCACAGTTAAAAGGTTCATCTTTCTCTCTTAAAGAATTGAAATAACATAATTGAGAGTTTAGTTACCTATTACCAGAAGGAGGTACAGAGCAAACGAGGCCAGCTCCTTTAAGCTTTGGGAATAAATCTTCTGTTTACAGGATCAAGCTCAAATGAATTAGCACAATGagccaaaaatgaaaaattatcagAGATAATAGAGAgttttgatacaaatgcatatATATGGCGGGAGGGGAGAGAAGACAGACCAAATGATACCATAACAAGCTCCTAATGCATACACCAGCGGCTCAGTACACTTTGTACAAGTTGCATTTGTCTTTTGAATCTCATGACCAATTGTCATCAACTATACACGTATACCGTATGAATGTTCATAGATAGAAATGGGTATTGACAGATAAAATCATCTCATCCAATCTCAACCAATTAGTTTGATTCAAAATCTAAGTCTGATCCGATATAATCTAAATGTTTGGTCAGAGAATGGTAAATAAATCCTATTTTCTCgcacatttttttatcaaaaagttaCTCTTTTAAAACTATGCATCTATAATAGAATCCTAAAATATACCACATGTTTATTTGGCAACATTCACCACGGCTTTCTCATGTCAAGTTCAAAGAACCAAAAATAAACATCAGGTGCAAATAATTCTTAACAATTAACCAATAGTAGCAGACTAAAATTCAGAATCATCAtctaatttaacatttttcaacaaattaacaaataagCCAGGGCGAGAAAGTACCTTTGAGATTGTCACTTCCTAAATTggaaatataatattgaataattagTCCTCCAAATGAATGTCCAACCAACACAGGCGGTGATCTAATATTTCGACAGATAAAATCTGCAACATCTCTTGCGTGTGTCTACTGCAAAACATGGTACTAACAAGAAACTATAAGAGTATATGATTATAATCCATTAAATCCGCCtaaattatcaaacaaaatttgaaagttaATAGATAAACAAAGGTTAAaccataaattttatataagcGTTATTCTTACTCATAAAAGAAGTACTTAAGTACGGTTAGCAGTCTAAACTACTTAAGGACAGCTTAAGTTCAGTGAAATTCATTAACCTAAGGGCTAAAGTGATAGATATTCAATACTTCGAAAATTACTGAAAAAGTTTTACTACGTCAAACACAATTTACGAGACAGTAGTACTTACGAGTCTAAATTGGTGGTTTATTCTATAAACAAATCTCAAGTAGAAAAGGAAGAGGTACACACCTGAAGTGTACCGGCAACAGAATCGCCAGGTCCATCACTTTCACCCTATCGAAGGAGAAATCACCACCAAAAGATGACACATTTGAAAGTGCATATAGATAACAATACCAACATGGATGAGATacttataacaaaattttgggAATTTTTTTGAAATGTAAGTAACCCTTTTAAGAATGTACCTGTCCTAGCAAGCTAACAGCATAACAGTCATAGCCagaagatgaaaagaagggCAACCAGTGTTCAGCCCAACACCAAGCAGCATGATAGCTTCCATGAACAAAAACCAAAGGAGGGTATTCAACATTTTTGTTGATTTCTGCACCCTTTTGCACTATCACCTCCATGCTTAGACCAGAGGGGAGCTCATGGAAATTACGACTCTGCCCTTTCTTCAGATCGTATTGTACTCCCATCTTCTTCTCTCTGCTCAGAACCGCAACAGTCTTTAAATTGGAACGGTTAATGAAAATTGCGTGCGACCCAGAAACACAAACAGCCATTGcctctcttatttttcttcaaagctTCGGTCTTTGACGCCAACAAGATAAGGGTCGCTCCACAGCAAGCTCTTACTCTGTTTTCTGTATCTTCTCCTTTTCTCAGTGtaatagaataaaaagtaaattaaattaattatttcaaatgttAGAGAAATGTTTTTGACTCACTAAAATacacaaagaaaagaaattaagcaTTAAagtactaatttaaaataaaactttaaaacatatttaaaataattgttcagTTGTTTGGGTTTTTCTTTTATCCAAGTTTGAGAAGGGAAAGTATATTCGCGATTTTTTaatttccaataaaataaattgagaaattaaatatgctattttaaatgttactagcatttctttaatataatccgattaaattaaaacaaacgaaaaaaaaattactattgaatgtttttaacaataaataaatgtattcttttaacaaaacaaaagataaagatCCATGGAaattaagtataattaatttgtcaataagaaattatgtaatttgaaaaaCGAAAAATGCATTGTTTGGATCTTCAATCTTTTgatgtaaaagaagaaaaataaattttttgttgaaaGATCTTCAAGATTTACTGATCAACTGAAACAAAAATAGATTAtggaaaatataatttcaaatattacttatttatcACTAAAAAGGACTTTGAAATTATTAGGTGTAGCAATTCATTTTTTCACAGGTTATAGTGAAAGaaagataaacaaaaagaaacatctGACTTAAGTGAATTTGCTTCCTGCATCTGAAATCCTAAACTGCCAATCAAGCtcaaaaattgttgaaaagaaaTGAATGTCACAAACTAATAAGACTACAACTGTAAAATAGACAATAAAATCCACAATGGAATTATACCAAAATTGCTTTTTGCACCCTACCAAAATTGTGTGGATACGGAAagaggtgtaggaagaaaaaacctaaaacaattaaaaaaaaagaaatttatgacCCATATAAGTAGCTCAAAGCCCAAGTTAAATTGAAGTGGGCCAAATGCATTGGTCCAAAGTTAAATACAATTGAATtggggagttactccctgtacctccccaattccaactcccacccccccaatttttttggattttttttttaaatacaaaattaatctttatgttttttNNNNNNNNNNNNNNNNNNNNNNNNNNNNNNNNNNNNNNNNNNNNNNNNNNNNNNNNNNNNNNNNNGAAACGCTCCTCCTCCAaacgctctctgcaactctcactctcccatttatacgttaaaaatatatttaaaaataatacatcaaaacatataaattccattattaaaatatctgaaaattaatataaaaagtaaactaataaaacaaatcttaaaaatggaatggggggtgggggttagaattggggaggtacagggagtaaccccctaTAAGTAGCTCAAAGCCCAAGTTAAATTGAAGTGGGCCAAATGCATTGGTCCAAAGTTAAATTCAGGAAGCACAAAAGGGTGTGGGATCCTTCTGTATTTTCAGTGAGCAGCCACCCACGCTCTTGAGAAGGTAAAAACCCTTTTGCTTCGTTTTcctattttctcaattttctttataactgAGTCTTTCTTTTGTTCGAATTTCAGTATTATTTTCCGCACCATCTTTTATTCGTCCAGCTTAATCACTCACTCCGCTTCGTTCTGTTTTTGAAAACGTTGCAAggtgttatttttatttgtaggtATACTGTTTGAAGAAATGTCTATTGTTGGCTACTCATTGTAGTCTCTGCTAATTTTGATATTTGGATTTCCGCTGAAACTTGAACCTTGTATGCTTAAAGACGTTGCTTTTTGGAGTTccatttaaatatgtaaatgatTCCTTGGACCTGAATTCCCCAATTGTAGCCTGATCCTTGGGATTTCCCAAGCTTCAAATTAGTTTGAGcttcatgtttttgttttcttattcttgGGTTTCAGAAGAAATCCAAATCCAAATTTATAGTTATGTAAGACTTTTCCTCAACTGATGCTTACAGTGTATGTGTgaatatatacatgtatatacagtttgttcttgttttctttgtaGTTCTGTTGTCTATGATCTGTATCAGTATCTAACCCTCTGTTTTATTCTTTGATGTTCAGAAGACAGATGGAGACACAATCTTTTGATGCTAAGCCCCAGGTAAAGGCTACATTGCGTCTTGGCTCAGAATCATATTCTGTTGAGCCAAAAAAAGGTTCTTTGTCAGAGCAATTGGTTTCACTAAAAGAGGAAAGCATGACCATATTAAAGGATTTCATTACAAAGCATAATGTTCCTCATGATGTACCAGACGAGTCATTAGAAGCTTCTTCGGACGATGATGTTGATGCTGATGATATTCCTGAGAAGCCTCAAGCTAAGTCCAAGAAAACCAAGTTGACTTAGCTTTTGTTATATCGTTTGATCGATCTGAATCATTTGTTGTACGTAATGTATGCTTTAACGCCTACTTCGTTGAAAATTTACGATGTAGCTTTTGGTAACAGACTAAAACACGTACCGACTCTGTGTTTCACTGCTCATATGTTTTCAGTTGTTCTATGTTTGTATGGTTCTTCTTCTAGTGGTTGTATAGTGTGGAACTTCAGCGGTTTTAACTAACGTCCAGGGAGATGTATTATGCCCACACACAAAGTAATGTGAGAAAGGATTAACAATATATAGATTAATTATTATCTAAGAATTTCAGATAGATACATATTCTAACACTTAACTATGTTTCTGTTTATCAAATGTTAGAAACATTACATAGTTGACCTTTAAAAAACTGACTCATGTTGATTCTTTTTAAGATCAGAGATTGATTGAATCCAACGATATTTCAGAGGTTATGATTGTGAAGAATAACTTTTATGTTTATAGAGGAAGAAGTTTACTGGAGAGACATGATATTAATAAGACTTGATTCCAATCATGTTAGAGATTGACACCATTTTTGTTCACACTAATGAATTAATAGATCTTCACTGTTAGTGTTATACTTTCTGATTTTTACTTGTGAACCTTAAACTTGAACTTggaattttaacataataaaacattatttataatgtCTCATTCAACCGAATCATAAAAACGGTAgtaaaaataagtgaaatagTACTTGTGTAATTTCTGATTTGGTTGGTGGTGTGattctaaaattaacaaaagcCGTTGCCAGATTTGAAAAGGTTTAGCTACAAATGGCAAAGAAATGATAAAACTGTTTCAAAAACTTCAAAGCGCATTAAGGATTCTGTCCCCTGTAGATAAATCAGCTCCCAAAACCATTCGAAAGCCAAACGCCAACTTCTTACCATCAACCATAATATAGATTCATTGAACAGGAAGACTCATTTATCAACCTACGTACAAAACATTCTTACCTAACTATCAGTGAAAGCAAGAGAAATTTcatctattttttgtttctataaagtttttcttttttcatatcaTTTTATCTAACCTTggaattcaaatatattaaaggtTAACAATTACACAATCCACATAGACATACCAAAGGtgcagtaattttttttttctgtgcaCAATTAGACTCtatattcaaaatcaattttagtttTCAGTAATAAAATGATAGTTGCTCCTTATTTAGTTCTACTTTTTCCATAAATTTCAATTGCTTCTCATTGCAAGGCCCTTTGGACCAACTTGTGACAGATATCAAGTACCTAGAAAATTCAAGAGTTCAACTCAGACATGACTTCGTCAAACTTCTTTTattcaaatgaaatgaaatcCTTGTTGTCTCGGTATAAGCAGGTGCCCTCTATACACCATGACCCTCTTTTGTGGCAGCTTTGGTGATGGCTTTGGTGATGATATGAGTAAGAATCCCAATGGGGCAAAAGAACAAGCAAAAAGAAACAGAATGCCGAGTTTCAATCTGATTCTTCAGTCCATCTTGAAAAACATGCCTGAATTCATAACCAGAAATAGgattagataaataagtaaaGAATGAGAAACCAAGAGAAAGATAAAATCCACGACCTTGCAGCAAAAAGATCAACAACCAACAGGTGAATCCATGCAGAGGCCAAAGTCAACTCACTGGAGAACATTCTTGCTATACCAGGCAGCTGCATCAAGTATTCAGATTTATCAGTTGCATACAACTCTTTTGGGAAGAAAAACTTCATTGCTGAATGCATTCACACACACCTCTGGTAGCAAGTATTTACTTGCAAAAATCAATCGAACTGTCTCAGGTGTCCAAGAAAGGTACAACAAATATGCATAAAGAATCCCAAGCACTACATATGGCAGACTACTCTCCATAGACTTCTTGGTCTGCATTTTTGCACTTAACATGAATCAGGAAAGACGTGAAGTACAAAATCAGAGACCCAATAGAAGCTTACGAGAAAGAAGAATATCCAAATTCCACACAAGGATTATTTACTactatagaaaataattatatatgtgaaTGATTTTTGCATGGTAACTAAACAGACATGTAATAAAGCAAAGTTGTTGCAATGAATCGTGCTCGTTGGTCGTAAATTTTCTCCACTGCAGTTAGAAACATACTAGATCAGAATTTGGAGCTAGAACCATAAGTGTGTAAAATGGGAGAACAGCTACAGTTCCAGCCGTAAATGCAGTGCTAGCAAGTTGAGATCCTATGAAGCCTgaaaatgaaaggaagaaaagtgAGTATCAGGCGAAAAATATAGTCACCATCAGTTATACAGAATAAAGGAACATTCAGTCAACTTTATACAAAGAGAAacagattaccaaaatgtctaAGTAGTTAAGATAACAATAAGCACATCTTTGCTATTTAGAATTACTCATTGTGATCGATTGCTTTAacagtaaaatagaaaaatatcgAAAGGTAAAGGCAGACTTTAAACCCAACCATAATGAATGTAATGGTCGTACGAAATTTAGACCACAGCTGAATAGCTTCAGTGAAACCTGATTCCTAGCATACCTTTCCAAGAAATTGAACATCTGCTTCAAGAGCAGAACTAGTAgcaagatttaaattttaagcaCCATGTTAGAAAAAGCTGTTCAGATTCGACATTAAAGAGTTTTCTGTCCAAACAAAATGACTTTCCTCAAGGCTATCAAATTCAAAGTCACATTATGCTAGAGAATAATGAAAAAGTAGGAACCACAACAGCACAGATAGCCGGAATCGGCAGCCACATGAAAATGGGGAAGACTAAATCAAAAGGGACAACTTAAAATCAATAACTGGTCcctaaaaatttcaaaaaataaagcGGAGTAACTTGGTTAAGCTTGAACTAAGAACAACACTTGGTGAAGTCATGCAGACAATGCACGGATATTTATAGCTCTCGGTAGTTTCAATGTGCGTGTATATCATACAGTAATTTAAGTTATAGATATACTGACACGAGGGGTAATTTAAGCTAACCATGTAAATTCATTCTGTGAATCAAATCCTTAATTTGTGCTCTATTTCGAGATAAACAAATTAGTTTAGTGGCAAGACAAATCCAACAGTTTTTTaataagaatcaaaatatatgaatgaagaAACAGCTTGCGctaatgatatttatataaatcagAATGCAGTGAAATTTTCCAGGGTGgtcaaaatgagaaaaatttagAGGAAAGAGGCCTAATTATAAAACCTCCAATTTCACCTGTAAGTTGCTCAGAGACACAGAAAAGTATCACCACATCAAAAATACCAGAGACTTCAATTGgttcttaaataaatttggtCCAGCACAAGACACACGTTATTTTCAAAATGAGTTTGAAAATGAGAAGCTGTAGTATAAGAGGGTTACATGAAGCTTGCATTTGACCCCTTTTTGGATAATGAAGCAATCTTGTAGCATTTGGTTTCATAACAATTTTGGATCCTCCTATGAAACTCCAATCTCCACTTAAGTTGACCCTTGgtaaatttccctgcaaccttCTACTCCCTACAATGTGTCTGTTACAAAGCTCAGGCCAATTACTTCtgaaagagaaagcaaaattTTGCCTCATCCCAACAGAACCACAAGGTTTTATAGGCTGCCAAAATGAAACAAACAGAATCTCAATTATAAGCACAGTTTGTCTTAAGCCCAGAAAGTACACCTTATGCTATCCATATATAcgaataaattatattaaacctTTTCTAGAGTGGAAATAACCAGGTTGTGCAgattattatttgaatgaaaCTTCAACACGCAAGGACTCTTTGAACAAACCCACAGAACTGAATGAATTTAGAGCTTTTGAAGACACGGAAAAGCCAGTTCAGAAATACAAACTCCTTTTTAACTCTACTACACCAACAAGCGCCTAGAATAGATCCATGCAAAGCAAAACAAGCAAACAACCATgcaaagcaaaaaaataaattcacaaatGCCCAATTCGTTGGTAATGCTTAGGTGGTTGAAATCTACGCAAAATGGCCACTTTCGGTCCAATAACCATTCAAAGTTTAAAACTTTAGAGTTCAAACGTAGGGAATCAAACTCCAATCTAGTGGGCATGGGGGAAATGAGCTGAAGCCAGGAAAGAAAATAAGTGATAAATAAAAGGTAGCGAATGAGCAAAAAGGTGGAAGAAAAATTGCATGTAAAATTAGAAATCAATGGCAGCAATAGGAAAGCTAAGAGAAAGTGTACCTTGAGTGTCAATGGGGAATGGGAAAGGCAAGAAGAGAAAGACATGATTGAAGGAAAAGCAAAAGAGCTAATAAGTGATTCTGCAACAGTGGCCACTTCTTCATATACAATAGTATTATTGTGAAGAAGACTGACCGATTTTGGtagaaagaagagaacaactCAGCAAAACATTGGAGAAGTGAGGAACTTAAATGGTTGGAATTGGATGGCAGAGAAGaagtaaaatgttaattttttttttttcatttctcttacaagaaaatgaaatttatctTAAACACTGTAAATCAGAAAGTactttatttctctttcttgaACTGGTCCCCCATCAACATCGGATATGTCGAAATTATTTaggaatttaacataaaatataaaaataaaatgattataaaaatataaaattttatatttaaaagaaaaataaaaaatataatattaaatgaatataaaaaaaattaagtgtatCTAATATCACAAGTTGATGTCATTGACAAATTGAAGTATAGACAAATGACGTCTTGTCacaaagataaatttaattaagtttaaccattaatagaaaaaattgtgtaatgatataattatttaaatgttattcttaaaagaattaaaattataacatatgtAAGTTTgatcattaataaaaaagagttgggtaataatataattatttgaatgttattatgaaaagaattaaaattgtaaCATATGATATCAATTCATTTCATTCCAAAACTAAAATTGTTTCAacgtaatataattttaatttatttcaatagaACTAGTCACAATcacatagttttattttttatttgtgattaaACTTAAACATAACTATTTCAAGTTAACGACTTTATTTTTTCACagaagttattattattttgtataactttaatttatcaacaataaaatcgttttagtaaaatataacttctttattttaaaatcgtATCAACACTTATtcatgtttcattttctttttaaatgtatcatttttataattttacaatgaaATTACACAATAAAAAGTCatcaacaataatatatttgattgacaaaaatatataatttttttaaaactttggaAGTTGATACATAAAGTTATTGAGgtataatatttctattttattaattgaagtTATCTGTGTACATTAAACACATAATTAAATGCACTTAAAGTAAAATCATTTATGTATGGATTTGcagattaaaattcattaatattattattgcgTCTCATATGCTCTTTTCTCACTAAAATTACTCACTATATCAATGtgagtataatattttaattatggcATTATCtggaaatataaataaataaataaaaatatatatatatatatactatatttttattttattatatatatatatatatattatattttcttataatatagttgtgttatattttttattttattactttgatTTGAATTctgttaataattaatataattgaatgTATTAATTATTTCGTAAAttcatcaaagaaaaattaatgttaattaaatatttttaaatctacgaaaaataaataaatcaagaa
Coding sequences within:
- the LOC106759218 gene encoding uncharacterized protein LOC106759218, producing MAVCVSGSHAIFINRSNLKTVAVLSREKKMGVQYDLKKGQSRNFHELPSGLSMEVIVQKGAEINKNVEYPPLVFVHGSYHAAWCWAEHWLPFFSSSGYDCYAVSLLGQGESDGPGDSVAGTLQTHARDVADFICRNIRSPPVLVGHSFGGLIIQYYISNLGSDNLKEDLFPKLKGAGLVCSVPPSGNSGIVWRYILSKPITAFKITRSLAAKAFQSSLPLCKETFFSATMEDHVVKRYQELMKESSRMPLFDLRKLNASLPVPPVSNCPFEILVLGAKNDFIVDVEGLKETAKFYGVSPVCVEAVAHDMMLDVAWERGAEVILSWLNGLEK
- the LOC106758842 gene encoding protein ABA DEFICIENT 4, chloroplastic, yielding MSFSSCLSHSPLTLKPIKPCGSVGMRQNFAFSFRSNWPELCNRHIVGSRRLQGNLPRVNLSGDWSFIGGSKIVMKPNATRLLHYPKRGQMQASCFIGSQLASTAFTAGTVAVLPFYTLMVLAPNSDLTKKSMESSLPYVVLGILYAYLLYLSWTPETVRLIFASKYLLPELPGIARMFSSELTLASAWIHLLVVDLFAARHVFQDGLKNQIETRHSVSFCLFFCPIGILTHIITKAITKAATKEGHGV
- the LOC106758912 gene encoding uncharacterized protein LOC106758912, whose amino-acid sequence is METQSFDAKPQVKATLRLGSESYSVEPKKGSLSEQLVSLKEESMTILKDFITKHNVPHDVPDESLEASSDDDVDADDIPEKPQAKSKKTKLT